The proteins below are encoded in one region of Sphingobium yanoikuyae:
- a CDS encoding aspartate carbamoyltransferase catalytic subunit, whose translation MPDIFIPDATPELTGRALFPHRHLLSIADLKPWEIRFLLDEAEHWARTNKGQARKHDDRLAGMTQINAFFENSTRTLLSFEIAGKRLGADVVNMAAATSSVKKGETLIDTAMTLNAMAADVIVIRHASSGAVALIADKVDCPVLNAGDGWHQHPTQALLDALTIRRRKGGFEGLVVAICGDVLHSRVARSNMLCLAALGAQVRAVAPPTLLPPEVEMLGATPYSRMEDGLDGADVVMMLRLQNERMDGAFIPSAREYHALYGLTPERLAIAKPDALVMHPGPMNRGVEITSTVADDPDRSAITEQVAMGVAVRMACLDVLTRQARGVEGWA comes from the coding sequence ATGCCCGACATCTTCATTCCTGATGCAACGCCCGAGCTGACCGGCCGGGCGCTGTTCCCGCACCGGCACCTGCTGTCGATCGCCGACCTCAAGCCCTGGGAAATCCGTTTCCTGCTGGACGAGGCCGAACATTGGGCCCGCACCAACAAGGGCCAGGCGCGCAAGCATGACGACCGGCTGGCGGGCATGACCCAGATCAACGCCTTTTTCGAGAACAGCACCCGCACTTTGCTGTCGTTCGAGATCGCCGGCAAGCGGCTGGGCGCCGACGTCGTCAACATGGCCGCGGCTACGTCCAGCGTGAAGAAGGGCGAGACCCTGATCGACACCGCCATGACGCTCAACGCCATGGCGGCCGACGTGATCGTCATCCGCCATGCCAGTTCCGGCGCGGTCGCGCTGATCGCGGACAAGGTCGACTGCCCGGTGCTGAACGCGGGCGATGGCTGGCACCAGCATCCCACGCAGGCGCTGCTCGATGCGCTGACCATCCGCCGCCGCAAGGGCGGGTTCGAGGGGCTGGTCGTAGCCATCTGCGGCGACGTGCTGCACAGCCGCGTCGCCCGATCCAACATGCTCTGCCTCGCCGCGCTGGGCGCGCAGGTACGCGCGGTCGCCCCGCCCACCCTGCTGCCGCCCGAGGTCGAGATGCTGGGTGCCACCCCCTATAGCCGGATGGAAGACGGGCTGGATGGCGCCGATGTCGTCATGATGCTGCGCCTGCAGAATGAGCGGATGGACGGCGCCTTCATCCCGTCGGCGCGCGAATATCATGCGCTCTACGGCCTGACGCCCGAACGGCTGGCGATCGCCAAGCCCGACGCGCTCGTCATGCATCCTGGTCCGATGAACCGTGGCGTCGAGATCACCAGCACGGTGGCGGACGATCCCGATCGGTCGGCGATCACCGAACAGGTGGCGATGGGCGTGGCGGTGCGCATGGCGTGCCTGGATGTTTTGACGCGCCAGGCGCGCGGCGTGGAGGGATGGGCGTGA
- a CDS encoding dihydroorotase: MSRIAIVNGKLADPAGDALVPGTVLIEGDRILATGAVDIPADAQQVDAGGLVVAPGLIDLGVFATDKPAFHFGGITRAALMPDQRAPLDEVGLIREATRAGKPDFWVHPIAAATRGLKGTEMAEMGLMQIAGAKAVGTGRQWIADSGVMLRILSYASGLGLTVIAHAEDGGLSAKAVATSGETATRLGLAHAPACAEAMAIARDIMLARETGAAIHFRLVTTKAGFDLIRAAKAEGLKVSCGISPAYLFLNDQAMTDFRTFARLSPPLRSDADRHASIAAVADGTVDVITSGHDPRGPEDKRLPFADASPGMAGAETLLALSLNLVREGHVSLNRLMTLLSANPAKILGVNAGSFAPGSAADLILVDPDAPWIVDSAKMAASAGNTPFDKVPVQGRARRIMKGGQFF; encoded by the coding sequence GTGAGCCGGATCGCAATCGTCAACGGCAAGCTGGCCGACCCGGCGGGCGACGCCCTTGTCCCCGGCACCGTCCTGATCGAGGGTGATCGCATCCTGGCCACCGGCGCGGTCGACATTCCCGCCGACGCGCAGCAGGTCGATGCCGGCGGGCTGGTGGTCGCGCCGGGCCTCATAGACCTGGGCGTCTTCGCCACCGACAAGCCGGCCTTCCACTTCGGCGGCATCACCCGCGCCGCCCTGATGCCCGACCAGCGCGCGCCGCTGGACGAGGTCGGCCTGATCCGCGAAGCGACCCGCGCGGGCAAGCCCGACTTCTGGGTCCACCCGATCGCCGCCGCGACCCGCGGCCTCAAGGGCACGGAAATGGCCGAAATGGGCCTGATGCAGATCGCCGGGGCCAAGGCGGTCGGCACCGGTCGCCAGTGGATCGCCGATTCGGGGGTGATGCTGCGCATCCTCTCCTACGCCTCGGGCCTTGGCCTCACCGTCATCGCCCATGCCGAGGATGGCGGCCTGTCCGCCAAGGCGGTGGCGACCAGCGGCGAGACCGCGACGCGCCTGGGCCTGGCCCATGCCCCGGCCTGCGCCGAGGCGATGGCGATCGCGCGCGACATCATGCTGGCGCGCGAGACCGGCGCCGCCATCCATTTCCGCCTGGTCACGACCAAGGCCGGTTTCGACCTGATCCGCGCCGCCAAGGCGGAGGGGTTGAAGGTCAGTTGCGGTATCAGCCCGGCCTATCTGTTCCTCAACGATCAGGCGATGACCGACTTCCGCACATTCGCACGCCTGTCGCCACCGCTGCGATCCGATGCCGACCGCCATGCCAGCATCGCCGCCGTCGCCGACGGCACGGTCGATGTCATCACATCGGGCCATGATCCACGCGGGCCGGAAGACAAGCGCCTGCCCTTCGCCGACGCGTCGCCCGGAATGGCCGGTGCCGAGACGCTGCTGGCGCTCTCGCTCAACCTGGTGCGCGAAGGCCATGTCAGCCTCAACCGGCTGATGACCCTGCTCAGCGCCAATCCGGCGAAGATCCTTGGCGTCAACGCCGGCAGCTTCGCGCCCGGCAGCGCCGCCGACCTGATCCTGGTCGATCCCGACGCACCATGGATCGTCGATTCGGCGAAGATGGCGGCCTCGGCCGGCAACACGCCGTTCGACAAGGTGCCGGTGCAGGGCCGTGCCCGCCGCATCATGAAAGGCGGGCAGTTCTTCTAA
- a CDS encoding phytoene desaturase family protein, translating to MTKAYDAVIIGAGHNGLVCAFYLARAGYKVRMVERRDVVGGAAVTEDFHPGFRNSTASYTVSLLNPKVIRDMKLADHGYRVIERPISNFLPQPDGGYLKLGGGLERTQAEFARFSAHDAAILPAYYDALEVVADVLRDLVLKSPPNVGDGLTMVVEALKQGRRVAGLDIEQQRDVLDLFTKSARTFLDSWFESEAVKAAFGFDAVVGNFASPDTPGSAYVLLHHVFGEVNGKKGAWGHSVGGMGTITQAMAKVVQAMGVEISLEAPVDHILVDGDRAVGVKLASGEEVMGPSIIANVGPKLLYERMMQPADLPTDFLKRIRAFKAGSGTFRMNVALSALPDFTCLPGIGEHHQSGIIIAPTLDYMDRAYLDAKRDGWSKAPIVEMLIPSTIDDSLAPEGCHVASLFCQQFAPELPDGRSWDDEREAAADHIIATVEAQAPGFAKSVIARQIHSPLDLERKFGLIGGDIMHGNLTLDQMWAARPVLGHGAYRGPVKGLYMCGAGTHPGGGVTGAPGHNAAREVLKDRALWGKWRGRA from the coding sequence GTGACCAAAGCCTATGACGCCGTCATCATCGGTGCGGGCCATAACGGCCTTGTCTGCGCCTTCTACCTGGCCCGTGCCGGCTACAAGGTGCGCATGGTGGAGCGCCGCGATGTGGTCGGCGGCGCGGCGGTGACCGAGGATTTTCACCCCGGCTTCCGCAACTCGACCGCCAGCTACACGGTCAGCCTGCTCAATCCCAAGGTCATCCGCGACATGAAGCTGGCCGATCATGGCTATCGCGTGATCGAGCGGCCGATCAGCAATTTCCTGCCCCAGCCCGATGGCGGCTATCTGAAGCTGGGCGGCGGGCTGGAGCGAACCCAGGCCGAGTTTGCCCGGTTCAGCGCGCACGACGCCGCCATTCTGCCGGCCTATTATGACGCGCTGGAAGTGGTGGCCGACGTACTGCGCGACCTGGTGCTCAAAAGCCCGCCCAATGTCGGCGATGGCCTGACCATGGTGGTCGAGGCGCTGAAACAGGGCCGCCGCGTCGCCGGGCTCGATATCGAGCAACAGCGTGACGTGCTCGACCTGTTCACCAAATCGGCCCGAACCTTCCTCGACAGCTGGTTCGAGAGCGAGGCGGTCAAGGCCGCCTTCGGCTTCGACGCAGTGGTCGGCAATTTCGCCTCCCCCGACACGCCGGGCAGCGCTTATGTGCTGCTGCACCATGTGTTCGGCGAAGTGAACGGCAAGAAGGGCGCCTGGGGTCACAGCGTCGGCGGCATGGGCACCATCACCCAGGCCATGGCGAAGGTCGTGCAGGCGATGGGGGTCGAAATCAGCCTGGAAGCGCCGGTCGATCATATATTGGTGGATGGCGACCGCGCCGTCGGCGTGAAGCTGGCCAGCGGCGAGGAAGTGATGGGCCCCAGCATCATCGCCAATGTCGGCCCTAAGCTGCTCTATGAGCGAATGATGCAACCGGCCGATCTGCCCACGGACTTTCTGAAGCGGATCAGGGCGTTCAAGGCGGGATCGGGCACCTTCCGCATGAATGTCGCGCTGTCCGCCCTGCCCGACTTTACCTGCCTGCCCGGCATTGGCGAGCATCACCAGTCCGGCATCATCATCGCGCCGACGCTCGACTATATGGACCGTGCCTATCTGGATGCGAAGCGCGACGGCTGGTCGAAGGCCCCCATCGTCGAGATGCTGATCCCCTCGACCATCGACGACAGCCTGGCGCCCGAGGGATGCCATGTCGCCAGCCTCTTCTGCCAGCAATTCGCGCCCGAACTGCCCGACGGGCGAAGCTGGGACGATGAGCGCGAGGCGGCGGCCGACCATATCATCGCCACGGTCGAGGCGCAGGCGCCGGGCTTCGCAAAGAGCGTGATCGCCCGCCAGATCCATTCGCCGCTCGACCTGGAACGCAAGTTCGGCCTGATCGGCGGCGACATCATGCATGGCAATCTGACGCTGGACCAGATGTGGGCGGCGCGGCCAGTACTGGGTCATGGCGCCTATCGCGGGCCGGTGAAGGGCCTCTACATGTGCGGCGCGGGCACCCATCCGGGGGGCGGCGTCACCGGCGCGCCGGGCCATAATGCCGCGCGTGAGGTGCTGAAGGATCGCGCCCTGTGGGGGAAATGGCGCGGCCGGGCCTGA
- a CDS encoding aromatic ring-hydroxylating oxygenase subunit alpha — protein MGETGCGPDPDAGYSLPAWTYSDPEFFAVETRRIFRPSWQIVAHDSDLPAPGDFHVLDYLGESIIVIRGDDGEARAFTNVCRHRGARLVDGPSGRTRKLVCPYHAWTYGLDGCLTGLPMAGSYGNLDRSRHGLSPVDIENFHGFLFVRLEDDGGPSVAQMMAPYIDEIAPYRFSELRALGRVTLRPRAVNWKNIGDNYSDGLHIAVAHPGLKRLMGDGYGVEASPYADKMWGPILDRPSANLSERAYQHFLPAVPHLPPDRQRLWTYFKLWPNFAFDIYPDQVDFMQWLPVSPTQTLIREISYALPDSRREMKAARYLNWRINRQVNAEDTELVARVQAGMASDSFTVGPLSDQEVALRHFCARMRTIIPQARQHRAPKMGWSFDYHDSRRSRAGGNPSPDLAYGEMAGDGSPPSRG, from the coding sequence TGGGCGAGACGGGATGCGGACCGGATCCGGACGCGGGCTATAGCCTGCCGGCATGGACCTATAGCGATCCCGAATTTTTCGCCGTCGAAACCCGTCGCATCTTCCGCCCGAGCTGGCAGATCGTCGCCCATGACAGCGACCTGCCGGCGCCGGGCGATTTCCATGTGCTGGACTATCTTGGCGAGAGCATCATCGTCATCCGCGGGGATGACGGCGAAGCCCGCGCCTTTACCAACGTGTGCCGCCACCGCGGCGCGCGCCTAGTGGACGGGCCCTCGGGTCGCACCAGAAAGCTGGTCTGTCCCTACCATGCCTGGACCTATGGTCTGGACGGTTGCCTGACGGGCCTGCCGATGGCGGGCAGCTATGGCAATCTCGACCGGTCCAGGCATGGACTTTCCCCCGTCGATATCGAGAATTTCCACGGCTTCCTGTTCGTCCGGCTGGAGGATGATGGCGGACCGTCGGTGGCGCAGATGATGGCGCCCTATATCGACGAGATCGCGCCCTATCGCTTTTCCGAACTGCGCGCGCTTGGCCGCGTCACGCTGCGCCCGCGGGCGGTGAACTGGAAGAATATCGGCGACAATTATTCCGACGGCCTGCATATCGCCGTCGCCCATCCCGGCCTCAAACGGCTGATGGGCGATGGCTATGGCGTCGAAGCCAGCCCCTATGCCGACAAGATGTGGGGGCCGATCCTCGATCGCCCGTCCGCCAACCTGTCCGAGCGCGCCTATCAGCATTTCCTGCCGGCCGTCCCGCATCTTCCGCCCGATCGGCAGCGGCTATGGACCTATTTCAAGCTCTGGCCCAATTTCGCCTTCGACATCTATCCCGACCAGGTGGATTTCATGCAGTGGCTGCCGGTGTCGCCGACGCAGACGCTGATCCGCGAGATCAGCTACGCCCTGCCCGATAGCCGCCGCGAGATGAAGGCGGCCCGCTATCTCAACTGGCGCATCAACCGCCAGGTCAATGCCGAGGATACGGAACTTGTCGCCCGCGTGCAGGCCGGCATGGCGTCGGACAGTTTCACCGTCGGCCCCTTGAGCGACCAGGAAGTCGCGCTGCGCCATTTCTGCGCACGGATGCGCACCATCATTCCGCAGGCGCGTCAGCATCGCGCGCCGAAAATGGGATGGTCTTTCGACTATCATGATTCTCGTCGTTCCCGCGCAGGCGGGAATCCATCCCCCGACCTCGCCTATGGGGAGATGGCTGGAGATGGATCCCCGCCTTCGCGGGGATGA